A single window of Nicotiana tomentosiformis chromosome 1, ASM39032v3, whole genome shotgun sequence DNA harbors:
- the LOC104087090 gene encoding ent-kaurenoic acid oxidase 1-like: MALIGLIVSILCVILGLKWVLGSVNVWYFEKLKLSDKKRLSLPPGDLGWPFIGTMWSFLRAFKSSNPDSFISSFVSRFGRTGMYKTLMFGSPSVIVTTAEACRRVLTDDEAFKPGWPTSTMKLIGKKSFIGISYEEHKWLRKLTAAPVNGHEALSMYIKYIEENVISALEKWATMGQIEFLTQLRRLTFRIIMHIFLSSGSEQVMDALEREYTTLNYGVRAMAINLPGFAYHKAFKARKKLVEIFQSIVDDRRERREKRGPGEKKDMMDILLEVEDENGRKLNDEEIIDVLVMYLNAGHESSGHITMWATYFLQKHPEIFKKAKAEQEAIVKNRPCDQKGVTLKEIRQMDYLSKVIDETLRVVTFSFVVFREAKKDFMINGYTIPKGWKVLVWFRSVHLDPEIYNDPLEFNPSRWDGLTPKAGTFLPFGAGSRLCPGNDLAKLEISIFLHYFLLDYELERENPSCPLMYLPHCRPKDNCLGRVKRVLSTTNA, encoded by the exons ATGGCTTTAATTGGATTGATTGTGAGCATATTGTGtgtgattttggggttgaaatgggTACTTGGAAGTGTAAATGTTTGGTACTTTGAAAAATTAAAGTTGAGTGACAAGAAGAGGTTATCATTGCCACCAGGTGATTTAGGTTGGCCTTTCATTGGTACTATGTGGTCCTTCCTCAGAGCTTTCAAGTCCAGCAATCCTGATTCTTTCATCTCTTCCTTTGTTTCCAg ATTCGGACGAACAGGAATGTACAAGACATTGATGTTTGGTAGTCCAAGTGTTATTGTTACAACAGCAGAAGCTTGCAGGAGAGTTTTAACTGATGATGAAGCCTTCAAGCCTGGTTGGCCTACTTCTACAATGAAACTCATTGGGAAAAAATCATTTATTGGCATTTCATATGAAGAACACAAATGGTTAAGGAAACTAACTGCAGCACCTGTTAACGGGCACGAGGCGTTGTCAATGTACATAAAATATATTGAAGAAAATGTAATATCAGCTTTGGAGAAATGGGCAACCATGGGACAAATTGAGTTCTTAACACAGCTAAGAAGGCTTACTTTTCGGATTATCATGCACATTTTTCTTAGCTCTGGAAGTGAACAAGTTATGGATGCCTTAGAAAGGGAATACACAACTCTCAATTATGGGGTTAGAGCTATGGCTATCAACTTGCCAGGATTTGCTTATCATAAAGCTTTCAAG GCGCGTAAAAAGCTTGTGGAAATCTTCCAATCGATCGTGGATGATAGAAGGGAGAGGAGGGAAAAAAGAGGGCCAGGAGAGAAGAAAGACATGATGGATATTCTATTAGAAGTTGAGGATGAGAATGGAAGGAAATTGAATGATGAGGAGATTATTGATGTTTTGGTAATGTATCTTAATGCTGGTCATGAATCTTCTGGTCATATTACAATGTGGGCTACCTATTTTCTTCAGAAACATCCTGAAATCTTCAAAAAAGCTAAG GCAGAGCAAGAGGCTATTGTGAAAAATAGGCCATGTGATCAAAAGGGTGTGACACTCAAGGAAATTAGGCAGATGGACTACCTTTCAAAG GTGATCGACGAAACGCTTCGTGTGGTTACCTTCTCCTTTGTAGTCTTTAGGGAAGCAAAGAAAGATTTCATGATTAATG GTTATACCATTCCAAAAGGATGGAAAGTCTTGGTGTGGTTTAGGTCTGTTCATTTAGATCCTGAAATCTATAATGATCCATTGGAGTTTAATCCTTCAAGATGGGAT GGACTTACACCAAAGGCAGGAACATTCCTTCCTTTTGGAGCAGGAAGCAGATTGTGCCCAGGAAATGACCTTGCCAAGCTTGAAATATCTATTTTTCTCCATTATTTTCTTCTAGATTATGA GCTTGAAAGGGAAAACCCTTCTTGCCCCTTGATGTATTTGCCTCATTGTAGGCCTAAAGATAACTGTTTGGGCAGAGTAAAAAGAGTCTTATCAACTACAAATGCATAG